The Rhea pennata isolate bPtePen1 chromosome 5, bPtePen1.pri, whole genome shotgun sequence nucleotide sequence ACGATCCTGAGTGCAGTCATGGAgatgggagagaaagagagagagagagagcaatcagcgttggaaaaaaagattcccACAAATCCCACAAACCCAAGAAGAACATTAGGTACAAGACTTACTATCCCATAGCTGAGGAAGGACTCCCTGCACATCATTTAACAAACTTTAAAACATTATCTGGCAAGCCAAAGGAGATTTCAGCATCTCCCTGGTCTAAAAGAACAGGTGCTTTGCACCAGAGAACCTGGCAGAGCTTCCAAAGCAGACAGCTAATCATAGTCTCAGCCACTCCTGCATTATAGACGCCTGGCTTTCTCTCTTCCAAGATTCCTGCAACTAGGTACGCCAGGACAAAACCCTGCAACTGTCTTCTAATCTCAGCTCTCTACTGAACAACCTCAAGTAAGTCACATTGCTGTCCTGCACTTCAgcttttttattactgaagGACAATGATGCTTTCCACTGCTATAAAGTGTTTTGATATCTATAACTGAAAAACACTCTTCAGAAATTAAGCGCTGTTATCAGCCTCAGCAGACGCCTCAGCTCTGCATGATGGAGAGATCAGCACCTCCATATATCACGATGCAGGGCCACGGCACAGGAAGATTAAGCGTTTTTCCCCAAAATGCACTGACACGTTACTGACAGGACATGCCCACCTTCCCTGCCCCTAATCCTGTGCCCAATTCCACTAGCAATAAGTCAACAGAATCTCAGCATTTGAAAACAGATGGACGATATTTTAGCTTGACAGATGATAGAAAACGTTTAGATAATGACTAAAAGCTAAAAAGGCAAGATTTTAACctacataaaataaaacagagaacatCTACAATTATGATGATGAAGTAACTTCAGTAACAATGCTTTTGGTGCAGAGCATGTAGAGATCTGTCCCAAGGTATGAGAGTAGTCATTAACATGGAGAAAAACTACTAATTTACTCCTTATTCCTTTTCCAGGGAAAATTCTACCCTATACTGAATTTTAAGGACTAATTCTCTTTACAGAAGAAGTACATCAAAGCAACCACATTATTCCAACTACTCCAAGGTCACACTCATAGCTGTGTCCTCAGTGAATCCCTGAGCTCAAGATTGACTCACTGGAGGCAAAAACCTTTAGAAATAGTAATAGCAGCAGGAGAACTATATCAGAATTATCTGTAGGAAAATAACCATAAATTCTGTCATCTAGACTTGCCAATGTCAATAACAAAGTAAAACCAGCCCCTAAAAAAGGGACTCCACACCTTCCAGGACCTGACCAAGTACTGCAACTTCACTCACCTGCACGTTGCCATGGGCACGGGTGATAATATCAATACTGTCCCCATTCTGCTTGTACTCGAGGATACATGCATTATACTTGGCTGTCAGGATGAACAATAAATCCTTGCTCTCACCctagaaaagcagaacagtGATATGCTTTCAAGAGGCTTTCACAGAGAGAAAACCCATCCTTGAACCTTAGAGCATCCTGTGTTTGCTCTCCTCAGCTTGTGGGTAACTCCATCCCCTTGTACCACGCTTACCTTTGGGCGGAAGAGCTCCATGACAGCAGTCTTGCCATACATGCCCACCTCCTTGACAGGCCGCAGCCCCTCTGCTGTGACCACATATATCTCAAGACGGGTGTTCTTGGCAATCAGCAGATTTAGATCCTCTGCAGAGGTGAAGTGCcctgagaaacagagagaagacATCATTGTTCAGCTGCAAAAAAGCAGCACCTGACAGCGCTTTAACCAAGCAGCCTGcaccaggccaccagcaccaGGGGAATCTTACCTAGGCCTCCTGCTCTCACTGTCTGcctgcacatcccttgcagtgAGCAGCACCCTCTCCACAGTACCAAGCAACACTTCCAGTACTTACACATCCCTCCACCCATCACAATTCCCAGAAAACCCTGGCATCCTTTTCTGTAAACCCACACACACTGCCTGGCCCACTCAGCAACTGCTCCCTCGGAGTGCCAGCTCCTCAGCCTTCCCCAAGCGATGTTGCAACCTGGGTCTCTTCCACTGCACACTGCCAAGGTACACTGCAACACCCTACTTCACCCCTGTGCCCCACAGCAGCACCAGAAACTTCAATCCACCCCCAGCATCTCCAGTGCCCCTCAGCACCTCCTAGGAACCTCTGACACACCAAGAACCTCAAGTTACTCTCAGCTCACCCAATGTTCCACAGCACCCCCAACAGCCTGCCAGCACCCCAAGACACCTCAGGGCACTCCAGCACCTCCAGTAGCACCTCAAGAACCTCAAGGCACCTTCAGCTCCCCAAAAAATGACAAATCCCCCCCAGCCACCCTGGAGCAACCTCATGGTAGCTTCATCCCCTCCAACAACCGCTCAGCACTCCTAATGCCCCATAGCCTTCTGCAGCACCTCTAGGAACTACATGGCAGCCCCAGTTCTCCCAGCATCCCCCAGGAACCTCCCCCACCCTGCCTGGTGACCCCCAGTCCCTCCCTCGGTTCCCCACAGCACCCCCCAGGAGTCCCACAGCACCTCCAACAGCCCCATGGCGCCCTGGTACCCAACAGGCCCCCCAGTACCCCCAGCTTCCCTCGTAAACCACAGCACCTCTAGTGCTCCCCGGCGCCCCCACGGGCCCCCCAGCGCCTCTGGCCTTCCCGCTCCCCAGGGCCCTCAGCTGTCCTACAGCGCCTCTGGCGCGCCGCTGAGCCTCCAGGCACCCCCTAGCGCCTCTAGCCCTCCAGCCCCTTCCCGGTGCTCCTCGGCCCCCCCAggcccccggggcccccagcCCCCTTCCTCGCAAGCCCCCAGGGCGAGCCCTCCCCCTGGTGCACGCGCCGCCGAGCGCtgcgcttcccccccccccccccccgccaccctcGAGCCCGCGCGGCGTCACCGTGGCCGCTGGGCGGGGGAGGGGACCCCCTGGCGGCCTCATCCCTCCCCCAACCGCCGTCGCGGCCCATACCGGTGACGCAGCCGTTCACCGCCGTCGGCTTCTGCGCCGTCACGACGTAATTGTAGgacatggcggcggcggcgagggagGACAGGGAGGGTCGATACAAGGCGCGACGGACACCGAGAGCAGGGCCTCGCCGCCACCGCCTCTTCCGCCCCGACCAGCCACACGCAGGACGCCGCCGCGCCGCACGGCCAGGGAggcgcctgcgcggcggcggaggcCCGCGGAGAGCCCCGCAGAGTCACCGGAAGGGGGCACACGCGGCCGCCCTGCGCGGCGCGGAGGGCCGCTGCGGAGCGGGGAGCGTTCGGAGAGGTGGGAGGCGCTGGGCGGGGGGAGCTGCCCCGGGGGAGTGCCGGGGGGAAGCCGCGGTTCTGGGCCCGGGTGCTTCCCCGAAGGGATCCCTGCTGTGGGGCTCATGAGCGGATCCTCGCCGTGGTATTGTACCCTGCAGACCCAATGGGACCGCTTCCTGCTGCCTTGGGGGTCACTGAGACAagctctctgcctttcagcaggCATCCCCTGCTTTGTCCCATTGCTCTCCCTGGTGCATCACCCTACAGAGCTGCCAGTAACCGCTCCCTGGGCAGGGCCCCTCTGTCAGCACCCCTCCAGGAGCCCCTGGCAGCTCCCCACTGGCACTGGGCAAGATTTCTGGGTCTCTCCTTCAGCAAGACCGTTGTTAAGGGATCTTTCTGCCTGCAGTGAGCTGGGCCAAGGGTTTGTCCCTTCCCCTCTGGGTGGACCTTGCCCTTCCCTGCCCATTCTCCCTCTTGAATTTCCCAGCAGAGTTTGGACTTTGGGCTGAAATCTGCATGGGAGATTCACTGCTGCAGCGTCCGGGACAGCAGACTGAGCTGAAGAGGCTTTGCTCTGTGCCCAGTGCTGCATTTCCCTGCCACCTCTGCAGGGTAGCCAGACCAGAGGGATCTGCGCCTGTCctcccaggagctgctccaCAGAGCCCAGCACAGCCGTGCCACCTATATGGAGGTGAGCCCGGGAAGGAGGGGGTGaagctgctgtggctgcatgGGTGCAGTGCAGCAGTCTCCCTGTTGCTGCAGCATTGCTGGACTAGGCCCAGGGGAACACCAGGGCCAGGGCTGAGGAAAGCACCTGCACGAGCTATGCTGCAGGTGGACGAGCATGTTCTGGGTGCCAGTGCCAGCAATGCTTGGAGGAATGGGACCACAGCTGTTGCAATGTGGGCCCATCCTAAAAAGACATAGTTTCCACCCTGCTGCCTCCACCAGCCCTTTCCTGGCCTGGGTGGGTTGGGATCCAGCACTCTTGAGGACTGGAGGGGTTCTCTCCCATCCCTACATCCTGCAGTGCTCTGGCCACCATCTCCCTGTGCCGTTCCCTGTGACTGCCTCCTCTCTCTGTCGCACAGGTCTCCAAGAAGCTGGTGAACTCAGTGGCCAGCTGTGCGGATGATGCCCTGGCAGGGCTGGTTGCCTGCAACCCTGGCATCCGGCTCCTGCAGGGGCACCGGGTGGCCCTGCGAGCCGACCTGGATGGCATCCAGGGCCATGTGGCTCTGCTCTCTGGAGGGGGCTCTGGCCACGAGCCCGCGCATGCTGGTGAGTGGCCACAGCCTCACCCAGGAGCTCATTTCCTTGTCTTGGGCGCTTCAGCTGCACCCTGCCCTAAGTGCCCCTCGGTCCTGCTCCCCAGGGTACATTGGGAAGGGCATGCTGACTGGAGTGGTGGCTGGCGCTGTCTTCACTTCTCCTGCTGTGGGCAGCATCCTGGCAGCAATCCGGGCAGTGACACAGGCTGGTGCAGGTTTGGTGGCATGGTGGGGCACAGGGTGTGATGGGTGGGAGCTTGCCACCACAGCTTCACCTCCacacctcctccctccccagtgGGGACCCTCTTGATCGTGAAGAACTACACTGGAGACCGGCTGAACTTTGGGCTGGCACTGGAGCGGGCACGGGCAGAGGGAGTTGATGTGCAGATGGTGGTTGTGGGAGATGACAGTGCCTTCACCACTCAGAAGAAGGCAGGGCGCCGTGGGCTGTGTGGCACAGTGCTCATACACAAGGCAAGTAGCTCCACAGTGCCCCTCTTTCCCTAAAGCCTGGCACAGAGTCAGGTGCTGGCCCCTCTTGGGGACCAGAGAGCCACAGCTGCCAGGTGGAGGCGTTGGGTCCTGACAGTGCCACAAGCCCCATCATATCCTTCTAGGGCTGCAAGTTTTCAGGGGAGAGTGCCAGTGGGTGCAGTGGCCACAGCCCTTACACAGTACTGTCCTTTATAGGTAGCCGGGGCCTTGGCTGAGGCAGGGGCAAGCTTGAACGAGATTGTAAAGACAGTGTCAGCAGCCACCAAAGCCATGGGTATGTATATGGGACCCTGTCTGTCAGCATAACTCAAGTCCTGCGCTGTCAGCCATCACTGGCTTCCCAAGAGCTGTGTGCCTGCAGGGAGCCCCAGCGCTGGTGCTCCTCAGAGCAGGATGCTGGTACATCTGGGACCTGCCCTGtgccccagccccatcctgccccatCTCTGCAAGGCTGGCAGCCTCCTCCCTCCTCAGTGGCAGTTTGCAGCCACAGGGTAGATAAGAGATACCAGCTCAGGATGGACTTCAGCCCAGCACAGGGTTGCCTTGCATGCTGCCCACGTGCCTGTGGCGTGGCTGGGGCAGGACAGGCCCTGGCAGCCCTCTCTTGGCCCCTACCTGTCTGTGTGCTGCCACTGCCCTGAAGAACTAGCATGCTTAACCCCTTTGTTCTTCCCTCACCATGCAGGTACCCTGGGCCTCAGCCTGTCCCCATGCAGCGTCCCTGGATCCAAGCCCACCTTCCAGCTGTCTCACGATGAGATGGAACTGGGCCTGGGTGAGGAGGTGCTGCTTGATCCCTTCTGTACCTAGGCCTGTGTGGCTCACAGCATATCACTCTGTGACTGGCTGTTGACTGTCACCTCCCTGGCCAGGGGCTGAGCATCCCCATATGTGCATGCCTGGTAGTACCCATGGCATCAGACAATCTGGCCTTAGAGAAATGGGGTGGGTGTCAGCTGGTCTGAGGGGTGCCCACGGGTATGGATGGCTGCAGCCAGGTGTGGGGTCATTCTGCTCTGTCTTTGCAGGGATCCATGGTGAAGCGGGTGTGCGCAGGATGAAGGTAAGTGTGGTCCCAGCacacctcccctccccttgTGCTCCTCTACCTTCTActcacagctccctgctctccccagGTAGTATCGGCAGACAAGGCTGTGGAGACTATGCTGACACATATGATGGACCCTTCCAATGCCTCCCACCTGCCCCTGAGCCTCGGTGAGTACCTCTGGCTCTTCATGGCCTGCCTCCGCCCCCACCAGGCACAAGGCCTGGGGCTCACTGtgctctctgctttccaggCAGCTCTGTGGTGTTGGTAGTGAACAACCTGGGTGGCCTGTCCTACCTGGAGCTGGGCATTGTGGCTGGTGCAGCTGTGCGTGGCCTGGGTGAGTGTTGCTGAGCAGGATGGAGACAGACGGAGGGAAGCAGGGGGTCCCAAGACACCATTCTCTGGTTCTACCTGACTTCTCTGCTCCCATGGACCTTCCCCAGCCTGCTCATGGCCACCCTGTGCCCACAGAGAGCCGAGGCATCCATGTCGCCAGGGCATTGGTGGGCTCCTTCATGACAGCGCTGGAGATGGCTGGTGTCTCCCTCACCCTCATGCTGGTGGATGAGGAGCTTCTGAGGCTGATCGGTGAGTGCCCACAGGCAGGGATGTGGGCACAGGTCAGGGACCTGTGGGGCAGGCTCCCCGTAGGCACAGAGACAAGAGGGTGTCCCAGGAGACCTGGTGGACATGCAGGACCAGTGACTGGCTGCCAGCATAGGCAGCACTGCCAGGCGGAGGTGGTGAGGAGCCAGCAGAGTCCTGCGGAGCTGGCACTCACCTGTTTCGTCCTTTACTGCTCTAGATGCCAAGACTACAGCCATGGCTTGGCCCAACctggctgcagcacctgcaaCAAGCCAGAGAGGGGAGGTACCTGTGCCAAAGGAGGAACAGGAGACAGTGCAGCCTGCGACCAGCACGGGTACAGGCAAACTCGGGACTGCCCTCTGCCATGGCCCTGCAGAGCAAGGTGGGaagctctgctgtgctctgtcCCTTGGAAGCTGTCACCTTCCAATGCCTCGGTATCACTACCTCTTCCTGGGGATGAGGGCAAGCAGGTTTCCCATGCTGCTGGGCACTCGGGTGCGGAGGCATGTGTGCTGGGTCGCAGAGGCACAGGCTCACATTTCCTCTTTGCAGGGCTTGGCGGGCAGCGGGCACAGCTGGTCCTGGAGCATGTGTGCAGCACCCTGCTCGCCATGGAGGACAAGCTCAATGAGCTGGATCGTGCCGCGGGTGACGGGGACTGTGGCCACACACACGCCCGGGCTGCCCGAGGTGGGTACTTACGCTTGTGCACCAGCCCAGGGATGCATGGGGAGAGGGTTCCCCCAGCATCCCTCTCTCAGGGAGCAGAGACACCCCCCGAAACATCCTTTCCTGAGGAGCAGGAACCCCCTAGCTATTCTCTCCAGCTGGGAAATGCGGTCTTCACCTAAATCGTCTCTTCCTGGGGGACTGTGTCCCCCAGCCATCCCCTCCTTGGGTGGAGGAGTTCCAACGTGTCCCTGcaccctgccctgctcctggTGGCACTGCCCTTAGGGATGATGGGGAATCCCTGATTGCACAGGATCCCCAGCTGTCCCTTGGGCAGTAAGGTGTCCCTGGCTGTCCCTAAAGGCATTGAGGGGCCTCCAGCTGCCCTTAGAGGAGACAGAGGTCTCAGCGGGTCCAAGAGATCTCAGCCTCAGCCATCTTCCTGCTGTATCCCTGCAGCCATCCAGGAATGGGTGCGTGCCCGACCCCCACCAGCAGTCCCagcccagctcctctctgcacTGGCCAACCTGCTGTTGGAGGAGATGGGTGGCTCCTCAGGGGTGGTGAGTAAAGGACTGCTGTACGGGGCGAAAAGCAGTGGGCCAGGCTTGTCATCCCTGCGGGATGCAGGCCATCATCCCCACCATGGGCACCGACGGGGCTGGTGTCCCCACAGCTCTATGGGCTCTTCCTGACAGCAGCTGCCCAGCCCTTGCATAACCGCAGCGATCTCTCAGCCTGGGCTGATGCCATGGATGCCGGCATTAAAGCCATGCAGCGGTGAGTGGCGAGGGCATGGGCTGCAGGCTCCCAGGCCCTCTGCAGGACTGTGCCCCTGCCCTGCCAACCTTTCTGTGCTCTGTGCAGGTACGGAGGAGCTGCTCCAGGGGACAGGACCATGGTGAGTGCTGCCATCCCCAGGCCCGTGGAGCACGGAGTAACCCCACTGACCCGAGTTAAGAAGGCTGCCAGGCCTGCCTGTGGCCCTGCTTCTCAACCCTCTCCCCTTGTCTCTCAGCTGGACTCATTGTGTGCTGCCAGCGAGGTCCTGCAAGCCCTGTGCATCCCTGGTGCCAACCTACTGCAAGTGCTGTCCACAGCTGTGCAGGTATGGGGGCAGAAGGGAGCCCAAGATGGGCATGGGGGagcccagagcagagcagcctaAAGCCAGGCCAGGCTGGAGGGGCCTAGAGGCAGCAAGGGAAAGTGTAGGAATTGCCATGCCAAGCTGCCAGGACACACAGTATATCCAGGCCGGGAAGCACCAGGCAAGGGAATTGGAGCAGGGAGCCAGGGGTTGGCCTTTCAGTATGCCAGATGTCTGACCATGCCTGTCTCCTTGGCAGAGCGCAGAGGCTGCGGCAGAGGCCACCAGGCACATGGAAGCTGGTGCTGGCAGAGCCAGTTATATCAGCTCGGCCCAGCTGCTACAGCCGGACCCtggggcagtggcagtggcCGCCATGCTTCGGGCCGTGCTGGAGGGGCTGCAAAGCTGAGGCAGCCCTCACTGCCAGTCCTCCTGCCTGGCAGCCCCTCACGTGCTCCAGGGCTCTAGAGGTGGCAGGAATACAGACAACAGTCTGCAAACATCCCCAATAAACTTTTGTGGTCTATCTAACCTGGCCAGAGTATCTGTCCCCTCAAGAGGGGATGGGACTGGGGGGATCTAAGCTGGCAGGAAAGGACTAGTCCCCTCAGGGGGGAAGACAGGACCAGGAGATCCAGTCAGCTCCACACTCCAGCATGAGCATGACTGTGCtagggagaggaaggaagctgCTAGGCTGTCCACAAGCCCTCGTGAATGGTCCCAGCCTGGGTGCTGCAAAAGGAAACCACAGGGCTCACATGGCCCCAAGAACAAGGCCTGGAGGAGATtctggaaaggggaaaaacaggaaCTGGAGCGATGGCAGAGTCCAGAACTGTTGGCTTATGCCAGGGCCTGCCCTGGGCCAGTCGATGATCCCACAGTGCCAGGGGCTGGGGGAACCACGCAGAAGGGCCATGCTGGTCACAGGGACCTGGGGGCAAGCACGGGGACATGGCCTGCCTGAGTCCCGCATGCCAGGGGAGCTCCAGCTACCAGCAGCAGAGGGGTGGGCCTGTCAGCGCAGAGAAGAGCCAACCTCCCCTTCCAGGGGGTACATGTCTGCTGGGGAACATGGCACGCAGGCCTCACAGCTTGGCTCAGCTAGAGATGGCTCAGCTCTATCCTGGTCCTCTACCTGCCTCCCCCTAGCTGGGCCCAGGACCAGGCCCCGCTCTCCAGGCACccctctctcctgcctttgctcATGTAGCCCCAATGACACTGAAGGACATGACAGCAGGTGCATTGCAAAAGCCAGTGGTTTATTACCCTTCCACCATGATATTCAGGGACTCATTCCACCACCTGTCCCTGTGGGGTagctggggaaggggcaaggAGCCACTGGGTGGGGAGAGCAAGCAGCCTGCCGGAGCATGGCACAAGAGCCATGGCAGCAAGCTGGGACCTGCCCTCCTTCATCCCCCTTGCACTGAGCCAGGCACCTTGTATCGCAGACATGCACTGAGCATCAAGATGGCTCCAGGCCCAGAGGGGCTTGCAAGGTGCTGCATGTGTGATGGGAATGCTCTGCTGGTGGCTTCTGACATGATATGGCCCTGCACACATGGCTCCACAGGTCAGCTGGAGGGCAGCCAGCCTGGTGCAGGCTGAGGCGAGGCTCCAGCCACGCCCCACAGGAGTCAGCTTGGCTGAGTAAGGGGTGGGGATGAGGATGGGGTGGCAGAAATGGTCACGCTGCAGCTGGCTCTATACTGGTCATGGCACCCCTTGCCCTGCACAGCCCAGGAGCCATCCTTGAGGCAGGCAAGAAGCTGAGGCTGGCCCATGGGGAGGCAAAGCATGCAGTCCAGGCCTCAGTCTGTCCCGCTAGCATGGCCTGTTCTCCACAGGGACAACAGGAACCAACCTCCTTTCTCCCATGGGCAGGAGGGCTAGGCAGCCCTGGCACAGGCAGCAAGAGTTTCTGGAGAGGGGAAGGCAGCAGACCAAGAGTGGGGCCAGCATGGCAGGCACGGCAGCAAAGGGAGCGGCGAGCTCAGGGCTGGCAGTCCTGGGAGTGCAGTGTGCTGCGGAGGCAACAGTGCTCAGCACTGAgcaggggctgtggggagaACATCCATGAGCATGGAACCTCTGTCCTGGCACCCCTGCCCACCCTGGCAGGACCCCACCATCCCATCTTGCCCCCAGGGGACCAGCCTGCCAGGGCTGCGATGAGACACATGTCCCAGAGCTCAGTTCTCAAAAACTACCCTGTGCCCCATGCTGTGCAGTGCCCTGCATCCAACCCATGCCCCACTGCAGCTCtggccagcagtgctgcagaggcGGTACCTGGTGAATGTCCACCAAGTCTGCTTCTGGGCGCTTCCAGTCTGCCCTGGCCAGGGCCCACAGCACCAGCACTCCGAAGAGCAAGATCAGGAGGCCCAATGTGTTGGCGAAGACAGCCTCAGGGGGCAGCTGGGCATACGCTGTTGTCccatttttcctttagaagagaaaggaaatgctcATTTCAACAGGAGCAGCCCAGCCCTACTGCATGCCACCCTCAGGTGCAACATTGGTGGCTTCTTGTGTCATGATGGGAACAACTCCACTATTCTGATGGCCAGCGATGCTGCTCCAGGGCCTCCCTGCAACCATCTGTCCCCAGTCCGTGCTGAACACCCAGCCTCCTCTGGGTGCccctgcagggagcagccaACAGCAGGTTCCAAGGGATATATGTAGGTGTATGTCACAGCCCTGGGACACTTAGGCCAGAGGAGGTGGCCAACAGTTTAGGACATACCATGAGCCTTCCTGCATGCGTTCAATCTCCAGCTAAACCACATGGAAACCATCACCCTCCCTGGCATCCTGCAGCAGGGAGTTCTGCAGGTTAACCTCATGCTAAGGGGGAAATCACTTCCCTTAATCTGCCCCTGCCTAGTATCACTTGGTGCCACTTCTGCTGGCACTAAGAGATGATAAACAGCCCAATCCCCTCTTGGCTTCTACTCTTGCAAGGCCTTTCCCCTAGCCTAGTCTGCAGGGCCTTGTGTGCCCTCCCACCACCAGTCATGTCCCAAGTGGTGACACTCacaggctgaagaaaagcttctCATTGATGCCTGACACGCATGAAGCCATGGCCAGCATGAGGATGGTGGAGCCAAAGAAAACGTGGGCTGGCTTATAGAGGGTGCGGAGCCAGGCCGGGGCCcaaggcagcagaaaggagGTGAAGCCAGCGAGCCACTGCAGGGACAGGAAGCTGGGAGTCAGACTGGGTGTTGTGGGGGCCAGggcatggtgggggggggggcagctgtCGCAGCACCCACCTggcaggagaaaagcagcatggTGGCCAGCCCCAGCCAGCTGTGAAGTGAGTACATGTTGGGTGTCCTGTGGGCGTTGTGGAAGCCGAAGACAGCCACCAGCCCCAGGACGGCGAGACTGAAGGCCACCAGGGCCAGAGTGCCATGCAGCACCTTCCAGGGGAACTTAGGGCCACCCCAGGAGAAGGGCAGGCGATACACCAGGGCCACTGTGGGGGCAAGAAGTCAAGCGGGGGCAGCAGGCACTGCAGCCCGGCCCTGCCCATGTCACCCTGCTCACCTGCACCGTACAGCACCACCATGCTTGTCACCATCAGCATGGGGTGCCAGTTAAACATCTGGGCACTGCCATCCCAGGCGAAGCCACCGTGCCACTGCTGACACCAGATGCTCACAAAGGCCACACACACAGCccccaggctgccaagcagggCGCAGAAGGGCAGGAAGGGCAGCTCCAGCATCTCTGgtctggggggaggggggtggtaCCTGGGGAGAGCAAGACACCCGCTGAGCCTCTGCTGGGGCTGTGCACCCACACTGGCTCTCTCCTGCTGATAGCCACTCACCAGGGAGGAGCCAGCCCGAAAGGGGAACTGGCTGCTCAAGCGCTGTTTCCAGAGAGGAGGCTGTGAGGAAGTGGTGGCTGCCAGTCCCACTGCTGGCCAGCCTGGAGGACAATACTCGGGACCAGAGCCGTTTGGTGGGGCACGCGCACAGAGTGATACCTGTccct carries:
- the TKFC gene encoding triokinase/FMN cyclase, with the translated sequence MEVSKKLVNSVASCADDALAGLVACNPGIRLLQGHRVALRADLDGIQGHVALLSGGGSGHEPAHAGYIGKGMLTGVVAGAVFTSPAVGSILAAIRAVTQAGAVGTLLIVKNYTGDRLNFGLALERARAEGVDVQMVVVGDDSAFTTQKKAGRRGLCGTVLIHKVAGALAEAGASLNEIVKTVSAATKAMGTLGLSLSPCSVPGSKPTFQLSHDEMELGLGIHGEAGVRRMKVVSADKAVETMLTHMMDPSNASHLPLSLGSSVVLVVNNLGGLSYLELGIVAGAAVRGLESRGIHVARALVGSFMTALEMAGVSLTLMLVDEELLRLIDAKTTAMAWPNLAAAPATSQRGEVPVPKEEQETVQPATSTGLGGQRAQLVLEHVCSTLLAMEDKLNELDRAAGDGDCGHTHARAARAIQEWVRARPPPAVPAQLLSALANLLLEEMGGSSGVLYGLFLTAAAQPLHNRSDLSAWADAMDAGIKAMQRYGGAAPGDRTMLDSLCAASEVLQALCIPGANLLQVLSTAVQSAEAAAEATRHMEAGAGRASYISSAQLLQPDPGAVAVAAMLRAVLEGLQS
- the LOC134141638 gene encoding lysosomal membrane ascorbate-dependent ferrireductase CYB561A3, with the translated sequence MLELPFLPFCALLGSLGAVCVAFVSIWCQQWHGGFAWDGSAQMFNWHPMLMVTSMVVLYGAVALVYRLPFSWGGPKFPWKVLHGTLALVAFSLAVLGLVAVFGFHNAHRTPNMYSLHSWLGLATMLLFSCQWLAGFTSFLLPWAPAWLRTLYKPAHVFFGSTILMLAMASCVSGINEKLFFSLKNGTTAYAQLPPEAVFANTLGLLILLFGVLVLWALARADWKRPEADLVDIHQPLLSAEHCCLRSTLHSQDCQP